In one window of Rhizobium sp. ACO-34A DNA:
- a CDS encoding adenylosuccinate lyase has translation MIPRYSRPEMVAIWSPETKFRIWFEIEAHACDALADLGVIPKEAARTIWEKGGAAEFNVARIDEIEAVTKHDVIAFLTHLAEFIGPDSRFVHQGMTSSDVLDTTLNIQLVRAADILLADMDRVLAALKARAFEHKDTVRIGRSHGIHAEPTTMGLTFARFYAEMVRNRARLVAARAEVATGAISGAVGTFANIDPRVEEHVCEKLGLVPEPVSTQVIPRDRHAMFFATLGVIASSIENVAIEIRHMQRTEVLEAEEFFSPGQKGSSAMPHKRNPVLTENLTGLARLVRMSVVPAMENVALWHERDISHSSVERAIGPDTTITLDFALNRLAGVVEKLVIYPENMLKNMNKFRGLVMSQRVLLALTQAGVSREDAYRLVQRNAMKVWEQGKDFLEELLSDDEVRAALSEEDIREKFDLGYHTKHVDTIFKRVFG, from the coding sequence ATGATCCCGCGTTATTCCCGGCCCGAAATGGTCGCCATCTGGTCTCCCGAAACCAAGTTTCGCATCTGGTTCGAGATCGAGGCCCATGCCTGCGATGCGCTGGCCGATCTGGGCGTGATCCCGAAGGAAGCCGCACGGACCATCTGGGAAAAGGGCGGAGCCGCCGAGTTCAACGTCGCCCGCATCGACGAGATCGAGGCCGTCACCAAGCATGACGTCATCGCCTTCCTCACCCACCTTGCCGAATTCATCGGCCCCGACAGCCGCTTCGTGCATCAGGGCATGACGTCCTCCGACGTGCTCGACACCACGCTGAACATTCAGCTCGTGCGCGCCGCCGACATCCTGCTAGCCGACATGGACCGCGTTCTCGCTGCCCTCAAGGCCCGCGCCTTCGAACACAAGGACACGGTGCGCATAGGCCGCAGCCACGGCATTCACGCCGAGCCGACGACCATGGGCCTGACCTTCGCCCGCTTCTACGCCGAAATGGTCCGCAACCGCGCCCGCCTCGTGGCGGCACGGGCAGAGGTGGCGACCGGCGCGATCTCCGGCGCCGTCGGCACCTTCGCCAACATCGACCCGCGCGTCGAGGAGCATGTCTGCGAGAAGCTCGGTCTGGTTCCCGAGCCGGTCTCGACGCAGGTCATCCCGCGCGACCGTCACGCCATGTTCTTCGCCACCCTCGGCGTGATCGCATCCTCGATCGAGAACGTCGCGATCGAAATCCGCCACATGCAGCGCACCGAGGTTCTGGAGGCGGAAGAGTTCTTCTCGCCGGGCCAGAAGGGCTCGTCCGCCATGCCCCACAAGCGCAACCCGGTCCTGACTGAAAACCTGACCGGCCTCGCCCGTCTGGTGCGCATGTCCGTCGTCCCTGCCATGGAAAACGTGGCTCTCTGGCATGAGCGCGACATCAGCCACTCCAGCGTCGAGCGCGCCATCGGCCCCGACACCACGATCACCCTCGACTTCGCGCTGAACCGTTTGGCCGGCGTTGTCGAGAAGCTGGTGATCTACCCGGAAAACATGCTGAAGAACATGAACAAGTTCCGCGGCCTCGTGATGAGCCAGCGCGTTCTTCTCGCCCTCACCCAGGCTGGCGTCAGCCGCGAGGACGCCTACCGCCTCGTCCAGAGAAACGCGATGAAGGTCTGGGAACAAGGCAAGGATTTCCTTGAGGAATTGCTCTCCGACGACGAAGTGCGCGCAGCCCTTTCCGAAGAAGATATTCGCGAGAAGTTCGATCTCGGCTACCACACCAAGCACGTCGACACGATCTTCAAGCGCGTCTTCGGCTGA
- a CDS encoding alpha/beta hydrolase, whose protein sequence is MKASDADILIIPGYTNSGPDHWQSRWETKLSTARRVEQSEWAKPVRDDWVARVIEEVNKSTRPVVLVAHSLGVPTAIHAIPHLGDKVKGAFLVAPPDVANPAIRPKHLMTFGPYPRDPLPFPAITIASRNDPFGTYEHADDIAGAWGSLLIDAGESGHINTDSGHGPWPEGTMVFAQFLSRLQG, encoded by the coding sequence ATGAAAGCTTCAGACGCAGATATCCTCATCATCCCCGGCTACACCAATTCCGGTCCCGATCACTGGCAAAGCCGCTGGGAGACAAAGCTCTCCACCGCCCGGCGCGTCGAGCAGTCCGAGTGGGCAAAGCCCGTGCGTGACGACTGGGTCGCCCGTGTCATCGAGGAAGTGAACAAGTCCACGCGTCCCGTCGTGCTGGTCGCCCATTCGCTCGGCGTGCCCACGGCGATCCACGCCATTCCCCATCTTGGAGACAAGGTAAAGGGTGCGTTTCTCGTCGCCCCCCCGGATGTCGCGAACCCGGCTATCCGGCCGAAACACCTGATGACCTTCGGTCCCTATCCACGCGATCCGCTGCCCTTTCCGGCGATCACCATCGCCAGCCGCAACGATCCCTTCGGCACCTATGAACATGCCGACGACATTGCAGGCGCCTGGGGTTCGCTGCTGATCGACGCCGGAGAGTCCGGCCATATCAATACGGATTCCGGCCACGGTCCCTGGCCCGAAGGAACTATGGTCTTTGCCCAGTTCCTCAGCCGTCTACAGGGATAA